The genomic segment CTCATAACTCGTCAAAACCGCTATACACAGGATTATTCACACTTGTGGATAACTACCATCTACTTCTCTTTATAACGGATAAAAAGCGACGCTGAATACCACGTCACACCAGGACATGTCGAGTTATATAAAGAAAATACGATCACTGTCTAATCCCTCTTCACAAGCTTTTCACAGATTCCAATGACTTTATAAAGAAACAATCCCCAATGTTATCCTTCTCTATCTAGTAATACTTACTTTATAAAATCAACCACTTCGCAGTTATACTCTCTATTCACTTCACTACTACTACTTCTACTACTCCTAACTTTCTTAAGTAACAAACTTCGGAGTCATAGTGCTATGACCTTCGTGCTCCTAAGCAGTATGTCGAGTATTTGTTGATACGATACCTTCTCTCCCTCTATGAATTGGGTAGTATTCGTTACACGTAATACTTTTCCTGGAAGAAGAGGATCTTCCAACGAAAGTACCACAGCTGAACTTGTCTCGGATAAGAGTGCCTGGGACAGAGTATGGAGTGGAGAACGAACAATATAGACAGCTGACAGCATAAAGGGAGCTCCTGACTCAAAACACGAGTGTGCAGTCCATGGATTGTATAAAGGAGCGGATAGTTTCGTCGTTTTCACGTTTCACGGAAAAGTCATCCTGGACTTCGATAGGATTGTGTATGTCTTGGATAATAAATTGAATTTCGAGCTGTTTAATAGCAGGAAGATAATTTTCAAGGATCTCAATATCGAGAATATCGTCGGTCTCATCTCCTAAGAGACGGGTAGCCTCACCAAGGAGAACAACAGTGGTCATGTGAGATCCAGCCGAAAGGCCAAGTGCAATACGGAGAGCCTCGACAGGCCTATGGGTTTTTCGAGGATCTTCCTGAATAACAACGGCAATGTTTTTTGGCATGGAGAAAATAATCAGGAAAACGATAAAAACGGATCACAGGCCTCAATAATTCCGGACAATACAACGAGGCCACAAAGTGACATTTTAGAGTCTATAGTTTCAGTTGGAACGTGGTGTTGTTGACACCCGTAGGCGCAGGCAAAAACGCGGGCCCCTTCTTGAGCGAGACCTCGGTAGCGGTCGGTGTGAATATTCTTCACACCTTCATCAATAAGATATAAGTAAACCTCGTGGCCAGCATCAAGAGCTGCGTGCGCGAGACCGTGCACAGTCTCAGCACTAGTGTGTGATGGGGGAAGAGCTAGGAGAAAACCAATCTTCTTTGAATCCACAGGAATTTATGATGAATTATATATAGTTATGTACTATATCCACCAGTTGAGATTAAGTGGTTTTTAGGGGAAAGTCAATCCGAAAAAGCGGGCTTCAGGAGCTTAGAAGGAGAGACTGAATCTGAGGACCTAACGAGGAGAGATTCACGTCATATTGTACCTTCGTCTCCATATCGCGAAGAACAGCCGATCCCTTCACGACTTCATCATCCCCGATGATAAGAGTGAAGCGAGACGCAAGACGGTCAGCTTGTCGTAAGTGAGCCTTCAGGGTTGTGGATCGAAAATCGGAGACTGCGCGGAGTCCAGCAAGACGAAGTTCTTCCAGTGCTGTAAGACCTGCCATAGCACCATGGCTACCGAAGCCGGCAACATAGATAGCTAGATCTTCCGGTGCTCTTGCTGTTGTGGACTCAGGCAACAACATAGACATTCTTTCAAGGCCGATAGCAAAACCAACAGCAGGAGTGGGCGGCCCTCCGAGAGTTTCAACCAACTGATCATAGCGTCCACCTGCGCCTACGGCATTTTGAGCACCTAAATTGGTCGCAGTAACCTCAAAGGTGGTGAGGTTATAGTAATCAAGGCCTCGCACCAGCCGATGATTCAACGAGTACGGTATCTTAATGGCATCGAGACCAGTGAGGACTTGTGTGAAGTATGAACGAGCTGCCTCAGAAAGTGAGTCGCCTAGGCGGGGTGCGGTTTCTGTAATTGCCCGACACTCGGGGACTTTGCAGTCCAGAACTCGCAGCGGGTTGGCGTCGATGCGGTGCCGGCAATTTGCACACAGGCCGGACTCCTGTTGTCTAAGGTAAGTCACGAGGTGAGGTCGATAGTTGTCTCGATCAGCGGTATAGCCTAGGTTGTTAATCTCCAAGGTGAGACTGGGGAGATTAAGGTCGGACAGGATCCTCCAGAGGAGGGCAATGACCTCGACATCGGCTCGGGGATCCGCCATACCAATCGACTCGACGCCAAATTGATGAAATTGTCTGAGCCGGCCAGCTTGGGGACGCTCGTGACGAAACATGGGCCCGAAATAGAAATACTTCTGAGGAACGGGGATCGCGGCCCGATTGTGTTCGATATAGGCTCGGACAGTCCCAGCAGTCCCTTCCGGCCGAAGAGTGAGAGATGTGCCATCGCGATCTGGGAAGGTGTACATCTCTTTCTCAACAATGTCCGTCGAGGCGCCGATGCTCCGCGCAAACAAGGTCGTCACTTCAAAGATCGGAATACGAATTTCATGAAATCCATACCGGCCTGCCCATCGCCTGGCAGTTTCTTCGATGAGGCGCCAACGGGGGGTCTCTTCCGGTAACAGATCTTTCACACCTTTAATGCCTTTAATCATGAAAAACGGCCGCCTCCTGCTCCCATGGTACGTCACACAGCATGATTTGCGCGGACTATAGCGGCGCCTTCTGAGGCAAGTCAACGGACTTGAGCTTGCGCCATCCTGAATCGAGAGGTATAGTGCGCGGCCTACGGTTTAATCCGATGTGAAAGACCTTCTATGAGTCAGGATCAATCAGGTCGCCGGGTCATGGCCATCGCGCCTATGCCGCCGGAAAAATCCGCTTACGCGTTGGCACGTTACAGTCGATCGCCGGACTCCATCGAACAGAGTATTCGGTGGGTGCATGGCCATTCCTCGGAAAAGTTCTGGGAGCAGTTTTATTTCGATTACGGTCATGCGTCGATCGCCGACCTCGGCCACGTCGTCATCTGTTTTGAAGAGATCTCGGAGCTCGCCGCCATTCGTCTGGAGGACGAGCCGCTCTGGGACGGTCAGGCTAAATCGAGCCGCTATCAGAACTTTGCCGCGAGCCGGTGGTTTGTGCCGGGCCAGATTCGAGGGAGCGAAACCGAGGCAGTCTATGAAGGCATTCTCCGCAGTCTGTCCGAAATTTATCGATTGCTGCACGATCCCTTGATCGCGTACCTCTCCGAACGGGACCCGCGTCCGGAGTCCATGAAGCCGGCCGATTATCAGCGGACGATCGCGGCACGTGCCTTCGATGTCACCCGGTACCTGCTTCCTCTTGCGGCCAAGACGAATGTTGGGCAAGTCGTCAGCATCCGGACGTTGGAAAAACAGATGACGCGCCTGTTATCGTCGCAATTGCCAGAACTGCGGGCGATCGGCGAGGATTTGAAAGAAGCCTGCCAACGTCCGCCAGTGAATCTATGGGGCGAGCTCTGCGGTCAGACCGCTGGCCTGAGTGATCCATTGGCTCCGACACTCGCGCGGCATGCCACGGCAAATACCTATCAGGAATCGGTCTACTCCGACTTGGCCCGCCATGCGAAAGAAGTCTTGCGCGGAGCAGGGCTCGATCAGC from the Nitrospira sp. genome contains:
- a CDS encoding histidine--tRNA ligase, encoding MIKGIKGVKDLLPEETPRWRLIEETARRWAGRYGFHEIRIPIFEVTTLFARSIGASTDIVEKEMYTFPDRDGTSLTLRPEGTAGTVRAYIEHNRAAIPVPQKYFYFGPMFRHERPQAGRLRQFHQFGVESIGMADPRADVEVIALLWRILSDLNLPSLTLEINNLGYTADRDNYRPHLVTYLRQQESGLCANCRHRIDANPLRVLDCKVPECRAITETAPRLGDSLSEAARSYFTQVLTGLDAIKIPYSLNHRLVRGLDYYNLTTFEVTATNLGAQNAVGAGGRYDQLVETLGGPPTPAVGFAIGLERMSMLLPESTTARAPEDLAIYVAGFGSHGAMAGLTALEELRLAGLRAVSDFRSTTLKAHLRQADRLASRFTLIIGDDEVVKGSAVLRDMETKVQYDVNLSSLGPQIQSLLLSS
- a CDS encoding alternative thymidylate synthase-like protein — encoded protein: MPPEKSAYALARYSRSPDSIEQSIRWVHGHSSEKFWEQFYFDYGHASIADLGHVVICFEEISELAAIRLEDEPLWDGQAKSSRYQNFAASRWFVPGQIRGSETEAVYEGILRSLSEIYRLLHDPLIAYLSERDPRPESMKPADYQRTIAARAFDVTRYLLPLAAKTNVGQVVSIRTLEKQMTRLLSSQLPELRAIGEDLKEACQRPPVNLWGELCGQTAGLSDPLAPTLARHATANTYQESVYSDLARHAKEVLRGAGLDQPGTWGTVESVELLDPHHPLDEIVATLLYRVSQAPYRKILEVVKEWSEREKHATIEVATRQRGPYDELIKEFRSGYAFNFDILMDIGAWRDMHRHRRCQQVQQNFTTVHGYEIPPPLIDAGLDQEYRQAMDAVRNDIELLKKKDQEASLYAIPFGFKVRCLFKMDYAEAEYIAKLRSGVKGHWSYRTVAWQMKQQLAKKFPFLGEGIQATPPDVEDALTR